From a single Kryptolebias marmoratus isolate JLee-2015 linkage group LG17, ASM164957v2, whole genome shotgun sequence genomic region:
- the LOC108247678 gene encoding 5-hydroxytryptamine receptor 3B, whose translation MSNYTLIEIQDENTTTDGQLDFDKASSQSSEENPHYCTYQDVLEDLNMTRSNDKYTMTRPTLNHKKSTPVFLQMAIYAILDVREVDQTFISYVWIDMKWNNPHISWNKSKFCDISEIIVPTDSLWKPDLMIEEMVEKDKAPPSPFLKLNSNGKVEYRNDLVVVSTCRMHIYKFPFDVQSCNVSFKSVVHSNKELEIFFNKNNTALTKWSRRVMQTQYEWLFMNQSVTNKTVNHFGFNQTVIVYTIKMKRRSALYVANFLIPVLFFLCLDLASLLMSNSGEKIGFKVSVLLAVTVMQLLLNEILPVSSNSIPLIVIYCIGIFALMKLSLLETIFVTYLMEKDSASQDGDADSDPRINEENEIKKCSDYMSIFDEMAHQTTSNNEEVSRSQLTELFLAVEKVSDELGAIKKKVNLLGSDHEKKPGYWTRVANRITKGFQVFYVTAVTVFLCTLFSLWIPESD comes from the exons ATGTCCAATTACACCTTGATAGAAATACAAG ATGAAAATACAACAACTGATGGACAATTAGATTTTGACAAGGCGTCCAGCCAGAGTTCTGAGGAAAACC cacattACTGCACATATCAGGATGTTTTAGAGGACTTGAACATGACCAGAAGTAACGATAAATATACAATGACCCGGCCTactttaaatcacaaaaaaagtaCACCGGTTTTTCTTCAAATGGCGATCTATGCCATCCTGGATGTG AGAGAGGTTGACCAAACTTTTATATCTTACGTTTGGATTGACATG aAATGGAATAATCCTCACATCAGTTGGAATAAAAGCAAGTTTTGTGACATTTCGGAAATAATAGTTCCAACTGACTCTTTGTGGAAACCAGACCTGATGATTGAAGAGAT GGTAGAAAAGGACAAAGCCCCACCCAGCCCTTTTCTCAAATTAAATAGTAATGGTAAAGTGGAATATAGGAACGACCTGGTTGTGGTCAGCACCTGCaggatgcacatttacaaattCCCCTTTGATGTTCAGAGCTGCAACGTCTCCTTCAAGTCTGTCGTGCACTCCA ATAAAGAGTTAGAAAttttcttcaataaaaacaacacagcactCACTAAGTGGTCTCGTAGGGTAATGCAGACACAGTATGAGTGGCTGTTTATGAACCAGTCGGTCACCAACAAAACCGTCAACCATTTTGGCTTCAACCAAACCGTAATTGTTTACACA ATCAAAATGAAGAGGCGGTCTGCCCTCTACGTAGCAAACTTTTTGATACCcgtcctcttcttcttgtgtctgGACCTTGCCTCCCTCCTGATGTCAAACAGTGGGGAAAAGATCGGCTTCAAAGTCAGCGTGCTGCTGGCCGTCACTGTGATGCAGCTTCTTCTCAACGAGATTCTCCCCGTTTCCTCAAACAGCATTCCACTTATAG TGATTTACTGCATTGGGATTTTTGCTCTGATGAAGCTCAGCCTCCTGGAGACGATTTTTGTGACGTATCTGATGGAGAAAGACTCGGCGTCTCAGGACGGCGATGCAGACAGTGACCCAAGGATAAACGAGGAGAACG aaataaagaaatgcagtGATTATATGTCGATTTTTGATGAGATGGCTCATCAAACAACGTCTAACAACGAAGAG GTCAGCAGAAGCCAGCTGACGGAGTTGTTTCTCGCAGTGGAAAAGGTCTCGGATGAGCTCGGtgcgattaaaaaaaaagtaaatctgcTTGGCAGCGACCATGAGAAGAAGCCCGGCTACTGGACCCGAGTGGCGAACCGAATCACCAAaggttttcaagtgttttacgTCACAGCCGTCACTGTGTTTTTATGCACTCTCTTTTCATTGTGGATCCCAGAATCGGATTAA
- the LOC108247788 gene encoding 5-hydroxytryptamine receptor 3B-like, whose protein sequence is MILTFFYLALLTGGNISRSESPELQGDQQKSNDSSTEIPGGNISSSESPELQDDQQKSNSSTEIPAHTCTYQDVLNFLNLTKNNEMYTMSRPTLNHTESTRIFLHMMIYAILDVRESDQTFISYIWIEIVWINPHLIWMESKFCGISKLYVPTETLWKPDLTIEEMIEKDKAPPSPFLKIYSYGVVEYINNQVVVSTCRMHVYRFPFDIQRCNMSFKSVVHSDEDLHFYFMENNTALTEWSRKVMQTQYEWLFVNQSVTNKIVDYFGFNQTVIVYTITMKRRSSLYVANFLLPVLFFLCLDFASLLMSDSSGDKIGFKVTVLLAVTVMQLVLNEILPVSSDRIPLVVIYCIGIYGLMLLSLLETIFVKYLKEKDSTSQDSDTDNDPRMNKERDLKKGASIDDEMTDQTSSDYKEGSSSQLTELFLAIEKVSDELGVIKKIVLLPKNEQQEKPGYWTRVANRINKGFTIFYITAVTVFLCSLFPVWIS, encoded by the exons ATGATTcttactttcttttatttagcaCTCCTCACAG GTGGAAATATCTCCAGGTCAGAATCACCGGAGCTCCAGGGTGATCAGCAGAAGTCCAACGACAGCTCTACAGAAATCCCAG GTGGAAATATCTCCAGCTCAGAGTCACCGGAGCTCCAGGATGATCAGCAGAAGTCCAACAGCTCTACAGAAATCCCAG caCATACCTGCACTTACCAGGATGTTTTAAACTTCCTGAACCTAactaaaaacaatgaaatgtacACCATGAGCCGGCCAACTTTAAATCACACAGAGAGTACAAGAATCTTTCTACATATGATGATCTATGCCATCCTGGATGTG aGAGAATCTGACCAAACTTTCATATCCTATATTTGGATTGAAATA gTGTGGATTAATCCCCATCTTATCTGGATGGAAAGCAAGTTTTGTGGAATTTCAAAGTTATACGTTCCAACTGAAACTTTGTGGAAGCCTGATTTAACAATTGAAGAGAT gATAGAGAAGGACAAAGCCCCACCCAGCCCTTTTCTCAAAATATATAGTTATGGTGTAGTGGAATATATAAATAATCAAGTTGTGGTCAGCACCTGCAGGATGCACGTTTACAGATTCCCCTTTGACATTCAGCGCTGCAACATGTCCTTCAAGTCTGTTGTGCACTCCG ACGAAGATCTACATTTTTACTTCATGGAAAACAACACAGCACTCACTGAGTGGTCTCGTAAAGTCATGCAGACACAGTATGAGTGGCTATTTGTGAACCAGTCGGTCACCAACAAAATTGTCGACTATTTTGGCTTCAACCAAACCGTGATTGTTTACACA ATCACAATGAAGAGGAGGTCTTCCCTCTACGTTGCAAACTTCTTGCTGCCcgtcctcttcttcttgtgtctgGACTTTGCCTCCCTCCTGATGTCAGACAGCAGCGGGGACAAGATTGGCTTCAAGGTCACAGTGCTGCTGGCTGTCACTGTGATGCAGCTGGTTCTCAATGAGATTCTGCCTGTTTCCTCAGACAGGATTCCACTTGTAG TGATTTACTGCATTGGGATTTATGGTCTGATGCTGCTCAGCCTCCTGGAGACTATTTTTGTGAAGTATCTGAAGGAGAAAGACTCAACATCCCAGGACAGCGACACAGACAATGACCCAAGAATGAATAAGGAAAGAG ACCTAAAGAAAGGCGCATCCATCGACGATGAGATGACCGATCAAACATCGTCAGACTACAAAGAG GGCAGCAGCAGCCAACTGACTGAGCTTTTCCTCGCAATAGAAAAGGTCTCAGACGAGCTAGGAGTGATTAAGAAAATAGTACTTTTACCAAAAAACGAGCAGCAGGAGAAGCCCGGCTACTGGACCAGAGTGGCGAACAGAATCAACAAGGGTTTCACAATATTTTACATCACAGCAGTCACTGTGTTTTTATGCTCTCTCTTTCCAGTGTGGATCTCATAA